A stretch of Vigna angularis cultivar LongXiaoDou No.4 chromosome 4, ASM1680809v1, whole genome shotgun sequence DNA encodes these proteins:
- the LOC108321055 gene encoding uncharacterized protein LOC108321055 isoform X2 — translation MADSSTPPSQSNHTIISNADPANAPLLDIVQEEENGDWAAAKRILENNEILKHAAITKGWSTLLHVAAGANHSHFVEELLDMLLDKHVLLQDSKGNTAFCFAASSGNMSIANLLLDRNEYLPKIRGGGGYLPIQFAVMQGKCEMTWFLYRKINREEFEEPDRKSLFFSSIKTGNHRFALQVAEHWPDLAWARDQNNDTALHILAFNQAPLHSCSHCPDIAHPIKINPGMEKQVTFQLVKYLWENILLNKKISEVIRIISEPYQAIFDAAEVGNFGFLSELISAYPSLIWEVDNENHSIIHTAVSHRHANIFNLIHEIESQKDLIVTYMVNLSNPTHSEPTVIKNNTLLHLAAKLAPPRQLELVSGAALQMCLEIIWFEEVKKIMPPHLIIMKNSDGLTAQDLFTKEHEGLRKKGEEWMKRTAEFCMLISTVIATAVFSAAINIPGGIDDGTKKPNYLNQTSFLVFAISDGAAFISSSTAILIFLSILMSRYAEYDFYKSLPLKLISGLITLFISIACMMVAFASAFFITYNYGSRVIPDYIAVLVCPPLFLYIFLQFSLWSDIIYSTFYWRTLFRPTKRMIYT, via the exons GTGATTGGGCAGCAGCTAAACGGATCTTAGAAAACAATGAGATACTGAAACATGCTGCAATAACAAAAGGTTGGAGTACACTGCTCCATGTCGCTGCAGGTGCAAACCATTCTCACTTTGTGGAAGAGCTACTAGACATGCTCCTAGATAAGCACGTTTTATTGCAAGATAGCAAGGGCAACACTGCGTTCTGCTTTGCTGCATCATCTGGAAACATGAGTATTGCTAATTTATTGCTAGATAGAAATGAATACTTGCCAAAAATCAGAGGTGGAGGTGGATACCTCCCTATCCAATTTGCTGTCATGCAAGGAAAATGTGAAATGACATGGTTTCTGTATCGCAAAATCAACAGAGAAGAATTCGAAGAACCTGATAGGAAATCGTTGTTTTTCTCTAGCATAAAAACCGGCAACCATA ggtttgCCTTACAAGTGGCAGAACACTGGCCAGACCTAGCTTGGGCACGTGATCAGAATAATGACACAGCTTTGCATATCTTGGCTTTCAATCAAGCCCCCTTACATTCTTGTTCTCATTGTCCTGATATTGCACATCCCATCAAGATCAATCCCG GAATGGAAAAACAAGTGACTTTCCAATTGGTTAAATATCTCTGGGAAAATATTCTTCTCAACAAAAAGATCTCGGAAGTAATTCGAATCATAAGTGAACCTTACCAGGCAATATTTGATGCAGCCGAAGTGGGTAACTTTGGATTCTTATCAGAGCTTATTAGTGCTTACCCTAGTTTGATATGGGAAGTCGACAACGAAAATCACAGTATAATTCACACGGCAGTTTCACATCGCCATGCTAACATCTTCAATCTAATACACGAGATAGAGTCCCAAAAGGATCTCATAGTAACATACATGGTCAATCTAAGCAATCCTACACATTCTGAACCaacagtaataaaaaataacactttaTTGCATTTGGCTGCAAAGTTAGCTCCCCCACGTCAACTTGAATTAGTTTCTGGAGCAGCACTTCAAATGTGCCTTGAGATAATATGGTTTGAG GAGGTGAAGAAGATAATGCCTCCGCATCtcataataatgaaaaattctGATGGCCTAACTGCTCAGGATTTATTCACAAAAGAGCATGAAGGATTGCGGAAGAAAGGAGAAGAGTGGATGAAACGTACTGCTGAGTTTTGCATGCTCATCTCAACTGTTATTGCTACAGCAGTATTCTCTGCTGCGATTAACATACCAGGTGGTATTGATGATGGAACAAAAAAACCAAATTATTTGAACCAAACATCATTTTTGGTATTTGCAATATCCGATGGAGCTGCTTTCATCTCATCTTCAACTGCAATATTAATATTCTTGTCTATTCTCATGTCTCGTTATGCTGAGTATGACTTTTACAAGTCACTACCCTTGAAGTTGATATCTGGACTCATAACTCTATTCATCTCCATAGCATGTATGATGGTAGCATTTGCCAGTGCTTTCTTTATAACGTACAACTATGGTTCGAGGGTTATACCGGATTATATTGCAGTACTTGTTTGTCCACCCttgtttttgtatatatttctgCAATTTTCGTTATGGTCAGACATCATATATTCAACCTTCTATTGGAGGACTCTATTTCGTCCAACCAAACGTATGATCTATACATGA
- the LOC108321055 gene encoding uncharacterized protein LOC108321055 isoform X3, with the protein MADSSTPPSQSNHTIISNADPANAPLLDIVQEEENGANHSHFVEELLDMLLDKHVLLQDSKGNTAFCFAASSGNMSIANLLLDRNEYLPKIRGGGGYLPIQFAVMQGKCEMTWFLYRKINREEFEEPDRKSLFFSSIKTGNHRFALQVAEHWPDLAWARDQNNDTALHILAFNQAPLHSCSHCPDIAHPIKINPGMEKQVTFQLVKYLWENILLNKKISEVIRIISEPYQAIFDAAEVGNFGFLSELISAYPSLIWEVDNENHSIIHTAVSHRHANIFNLIHEIESQKDLIVTYMVNLSNPTHSEPTVIKNNTLLHLAAKLAPPRQLELVSGAALQMCLEIIWFEEVKKIMPPHLIIMKNSDGLTAQDLFTKEHEGLRKKGEEWMKRTAEFCMLISTVIATAVFSAAINIPGGIDDGTKKPNYLNQTSFLVFAISDGAAFISSSTAILIFLSILMSRYAEYDFYKSLPLKLISGLITLFISIACMMVAFASAFFITYNYGSRVIPDYIAVLVCPPLFLYIFLQFSLWSDIIYSTFYWRTLFRPTKRMIYT; encoded by the exons GTGCAAACCATTCTCACTTTGTGGAAGAGCTACTAGACATGCTCCTAGATAAGCACGTTTTATTGCAAGATAGCAAGGGCAACACTGCGTTCTGCTTTGCTGCATCATCTGGAAACATGAGTATTGCTAATTTATTGCTAGATAGAAATGAATACTTGCCAAAAATCAGAGGTGGAGGTGGATACCTCCCTATCCAATTTGCTGTCATGCAAGGAAAATGTGAAATGACATGGTTTCTGTATCGCAAAATCAACAGAGAAGAATTCGAAGAACCTGATAGGAAATCGTTGTTTTTCTCTAGCATAAAAACCGGCAACCATA ggtttgCCTTACAAGTGGCAGAACACTGGCCAGACCTAGCTTGGGCACGTGATCAGAATAATGACACAGCTTTGCATATCTTGGCTTTCAATCAAGCCCCCTTACATTCTTGTTCTCATTGTCCTGATATTGCACATCCCATCAAGATCAATCCCG GAATGGAAAAACAAGTGACTTTCCAATTGGTTAAATATCTCTGGGAAAATATTCTTCTCAACAAAAAGATCTCGGAAGTAATTCGAATCATAAGTGAACCTTACCAGGCAATATTTGATGCAGCCGAAGTGGGTAACTTTGGATTCTTATCAGAGCTTATTAGTGCTTACCCTAGTTTGATATGGGAAGTCGACAACGAAAATCACAGTATAATTCACACGGCAGTTTCACATCGCCATGCTAACATCTTCAATCTAATACACGAGATAGAGTCCCAAAAGGATCTCATAGTAACATACATGGTCAATCTAAGCAATCCTACACATTCTGAACCaacagtaataaaaaataacactttaTTGCATTTGGCTGCAAAGTTAGCTCCCCCACGTCAACTTGAATTAGTTTCTGGAGCAGCACTTCAAATGTGCCTTGAGATAATATGGTTTGAG GAGGTGAAGAAGATAATGCCTCCGCATCtcataataatgaaaaattctGATGGCCTAACTGCTCAGGATTTATTCACAAAAGAGCATGAAGGATTGCGGAAGAAAGGAGAAGAGTGGATGAAACGTACTGCTGAGTTTTGCATGCTCATCTCAACTGTTATTGCTACAGCAGTATTCTCTGCTGCGATTAACATACCAGGTGGTATTGATGATGGAACAAAAAAACCAAATTATTTGAACCAAACATCATTTTTGGTATTTGCAATATCCGATGGAGCTGCTTTCATCTCATCTTCAACTGCAATATTAATATTCTTGTCTATTCTCATGTCTCGTTATGCTGAGTATGACTTTTACAAGTCACTACCCTTGAAGTTGATATCTGGACTCATAACTCTATTCATCTCCATAGCATGTATGATGGTAGCATTTGCCAGTGCTTTCTTTATAACGTACAACTATGGTTCGAGGGTTATACCGGATTATATTGCAGTACTTGTTTGTCCACCCttgtttttgtatatatttctgCAATTTTCGTTATGGTCAGACATCATATATTCAACCTTCTATTGGAGGACTCTATTTCGTCCAACCAAACGTATGATCTATACATGA
- the LOC108321055 gene encoding uncharacterized protein LOC108321055 isoform X1 has protein sequence MADSSTPPSQSNHTIISNADPANAPLLDIVQEEENEQRMHPLFKFCVPLYKYGMKGDWAAAKRILENNEILKHAAITKGWSTLLHVAAGANHSHFVEELLDMLLDKHVLLQDSKGNTAFCFAASSGNMSIANLLLDRNEYLPKIRGGGGYLPIQFAVMQGKCEMTWFLYRKINREEFEEPDRKSLFFSSIKTGNHRFALQVAEHWPDLAWARDQNNDTALHILAFNQAPLHSCSHCPDIAHPIKINPGMEKQVTFQLVKYLWENILLNKKISEVIRIISEPYQAIFDAAEVGNFGFLSELISAYPSLIWEVDNENHSIIHTAVSHRHANIFNLIHEIESQKDLIVTYMVNLSNPTHSEPTVIKNNTLLHLAAKLAPPRQLELVSGAALQMCLEIIWFEEVKKIMPPHLIIMKNSDGLTAQDLFTKEHEGLRKKGEEWMKRTAEFCMLISTVIATAVFSAAINIPGGIDDGTKKPNYLNQTSFLVFAISDGAAFISSSTAILIFLSILMSRYAEYDFYKSLPLKLISGLITLFISIACMMVAFASAFFITYNYGSRVIPDYIAVLVCPPLFLYIFLQFSLWSDIIYSTFYWRTLFRPTKRMIYT, from the exons AGCAAAGAATGCACCCACTTTTTAAATTTTGCGTGCCCCTTTACAAATATGGTATGAAAGGTGATTGGGCAGCAGCTAAACGGATCTTAGAAAACAATGAGATACTGAAACATGCTGCAATAACAAAAGGTTGGAGTACACTGCTCCATGTCGCTGCAGGTGCAAACCATTCTCACTTTGTGGAAGAGCTACTAGACATGCTCCTAGATAAGCACGTTTTATTGCAAGATAGCAAGGGCAACACTGCGTTCTGCTTTGCTGCATCATCTGGAAACATGAGTATTGCTAATTTATTGCTAGATAGAAATGAATACTTGCCAAAAATCAGAGGTGGAGGTGGATACCTCCCTATCCAATTTGCTGTCATGCAAGGAAAATGTGAAATGACATGGTTTCTGTATCGCAAAATCAACAGAGAAGAATTCGAAGAACCTGATAGGAAATCGTTGTTTTTCTCTAGCATAAAAACCGGCAACCATA ggtttgCCTTACAAGTGGCAGAACACTGGCCAGACCTAGCTTGGGCACGTGATCAGAATAATGACACAGCTTTGCATATCTTGGCTTTCAATCAAGCCCCCTTACATTCTTGTTCTCATTGTCCTGATATTGCACATCCCATCAAGATCAATCCCG GAATGGAAAAACAAGTGACTTTCCAATTGGTTAAATATCTCTGGGAAAATATTCTTCTCAACAAAAAGATCTCGGAAGTAATTCGAATCATAAGTGAACCTTACCAGGCAATATTTGATGCAGCCGAAGTGGGTAACTTTGGATTCTTATCAGAGCTTATTAGTGCTTACCCTAGTTTGATATGGGAAGTCGACAACGAAAATCACAGTATAATTCACACGGCAGTTTCACATCGCCATGCTAACATCTTCAATCTAATACACGAGATAGAGTCCCAAAAGGATCTCATAGTAACATACATGGTCAATCTAAGCAATCCTACACATTCTGAACCaacagtaataaaaaataacactttaTTGCATTTGGCTGCAAAGTTAGCTCCCCCACGTCAACTTGAATTAGTTTCTGGAGCAGCACTTCAAATGTGCCTTGAGATAATATGGTTTGAG GAGGTGAAGAAGATAATGCCTCCGCATCtcataataatgaaaaattctGATGGCCTAACTGCTCAGGATTTATTCACAAAAGAGCATGAAGGATTGCGGAAGAAAGGAGAAGAGTGGATGAAACGTACTGCTGAGTTTTGCATGCTCATCTCAACTGTTATTGCTACAGCAGTATTCTCTGCTGCGATTAACATACCAGGTGGTATTGATGATGGAACAAAAAAACCAAATTATTTGAACCAAACATCATTTTTGGTATTTGCAATATCCGATGGAGCTGCTTTCATCTCATCTTCAACTGCAATATTAATATTCTTGTCTATTCTCATGTCTCGTTATGCTGAGTATGACTTTTACAAGTCACTACCCTTGAAGTTGATATCTGGACTCATAACTCTATTCATCTCCATAGCATGTATGATGGTAGCATTTGCCAGTGCTTTCTTTATAACGTACAACTATGGTTCGAGGGTTATACCGGATTATATTGCAGTACTTGTTTGTCCACCCttgtttttgtatatatttctgCAATTTTCGTTATGGTCAGACATCATATATTCAACCTTCTATTGGAGGACTCTATTTCGTCCAACCAAACGTATGATCTATACATGA